A window of the Tessaracoccus sp. MC1865 genome harbors these coding sequences:
- the leuA gene encoding 2-isopropylmalate synthase codes for MIEINHRKQPKPVQQPTGMPVHRYTPFVPVDVPDRTWPSKRIDKAPRWLSTDLRDGNQALIDPMTPSRKMRMFELLVEIGYKEIEIGFPSASQTDFDFVRQLIEEDRVPEDVTISVLTQAREDLISRTAESLVGANRATIHMYNATAELFRNVVFRMSEEECVEMARRGTGMVMKYADKYLRDVQFGYQYSPEIFTQTPTDFAVEVCNNVADVWQPGEGREIIFNLPATVERSTPNTYADQIEYFIRNVKNREHVAVSLHPHNDRGTAVAAAELGQMAGADRVEGCLFGHGERTGNVDLVTLALNLYTQGVDPELDLHDIDHVRRTVEYCTGLPVHPRHPYAGDLVYTAFSGSHQDAIKKGLEHLENLADEAGKEVTEMPWEAPYLPIDPHDVGRTYEAVIRVNSQSGKGGMAYLMKSEFKMDLPRRLQIEFSRAVQQHTEATGSEVTPQEIFDIFMSEYLGEGPWRLTSAGTTSSNGSFVVHATVDGPSRTAVEITGEGNGPVSAFVDGLVEAGAHVRVLDYTEHALDSGGDAQAAAYVECEIGEGDDAEVLWGVGIDPSITSASMKAILSALNRSAR; via the coding sequence ATGATTGAGATCAACCACCGCAAGCAGCCCAAGCCTGTTCAGCAGCCCACGGGCATGCCGGTGCACCGCTACACCCCCTTCGTGCCGGTCGACGTACCGGACCGCACCTGGCCGTCCAAGAGGATCGACAAGGCGCCCCGCTGGCTGTCCACGGACCTGCGTGACGGCAACCAGGCCCTCATCGACCCGATGACCCCCTCGCGCAAGATGCGCATGTTCGAACTGCTGGTCGAGATCGGCTACAAGGAGATCGAGATCGGTTTCCCGTCGGCCTCCCAGACGGATTTTGACTTCGTGCGGCAACTCATCGAAGAGGACCGCGTGCCCGAGGACGTGACCATCTCCGTGCTGACCCAGGCCCGCGAGGACCTCATCAGCCGCACCGCGGAATCGCTGGTCGGCGCCAACCGCGCCACCATCCACATGTACAACGCCACCGCGGAGCTGTTCCGCAACGTGGTCTTCCGCATGTCCGAAGAGGAATGCGTGGAGATGGCGCGGCGCGGCACCGGGATGGTGATGAAGTACGCCGACAAGTACCTGCGCGACGTGCAGTTCGGCTACCAGTACTCGCCGGAGATCTTCACCCAGACGCCCACGGACTTCGCCGTCGAGGTCTGCAACAACGTGGCGGACGTCTGGCAGCCCGGAGAGGGTCGCGAGATCATCTTCAACCTGCCGGCCACCGTCGAGCGGTCCACGCCCAACACGTACGCGGACCAGATCGAGTACTTCATCCGCAACGTGAAGAACCGTGAGCACGTGGCCGTCTCGCTGCACCCGCACAACGACCGCGGCACGGCCGTCGCCGCCGCGGAGCTCGGCCAGATGGCGGGCGCCGACCGCGTCGAGGGCTGCCTGTTCGGCCACGGCGAGCGCACGGGCAACGTCGACCTGGTCACGCTGGCCCTGAACCTGTACACGCAGGGCGTGGACCCGGAACTGGACCTGCACGACATCGACCATGTTCGGCGCACCGTCGAGTACTGCACCGGCCTGCCGGTGCACCCGCGGCACCCCTACGCGGGTGACTTGGTCTACACCGCGTTCTCCGGCTCCCACCAGGACGCCATCAAGAAGGGCCTGGAGCACCTCGAGAACCTGGCCGACGAAGCCGGCAAAGAGGTCACGGAGATGCCCTGGGAGGCGCCGTACCTGCCGATCGACCCGCATGATGTGGGCCGCACCTACGAGGCGGTCATCCGCGTGAACTCGCAGTCAGGCAAGGGCGGCATGGCCTACCTGATGAAGTCCGAGTTCAAGATGGACCTCCCTCGTCGCCTGCAGATCGAGTTCAGCCGCGCCGTTCAGCAGCACACCGAGGCCACCGGCAGCGAGGTCACCCCGCAGGAGATCTTCGACATCTTCATGTCGGAGTACCTCGGAGAGGGCCCGTGGCGGCTGACCAGCGCCGGCACCACGTCGAGCAACGGCAGCTTCGTCGTGCACGCAACGGTGGACGGCCCCAGCCGGACCGCCGTCGAGATCACCGGCGAGGGCAACGGCCCGGTGTCGGCGTTCGTCGACGGTCTGGTCGAGGCCGGCGCCCACGTGCGGGTGCTGGACTACACCGAGCACGCCCTGGATTCGGGCGGCGACGCCCAGGCCGCCGCGTACGTCGAGTGCGAGATCGGCGAGGGTGACGACGCCGAGGTGCTGTGGGGTGTCGGGATCGACCCCTCGATCACGAGCGCCTCGATGAAGGCGATCCTGAGCGCCCTCAACCGCTCCGCCCGCTGA
- a CDS encoding hemolysin family protein: MTQSEWIELGIALLCAIGASLLAAVETALSVITKSRAERLVEEDVRGGDRILLITQDPAPTINAVMFARMALEISSIVVATIVMFTQFEVDWQRALATIAIMLVVSFILWGVAPRTIGRQKPEATLRAFGPVISALTTVLGPVAQLMVYLGNALTPGRGYADGPFATEAELRDLVDMAQAHDLIEAGESKMIHSVFELGDTIVKEVMVPRTDVVFVTRDKTLRQLLSLALRSGFSRIPVIGESLDDVLGVAYLKDVAKRIHDFPDAERLETVGDIMRPAAFCPDSKPVSELLREMQLSHSHLVMVIDEFGGTAGLATIEDILEEIVGEIVDEYDHDTPAVTELGEGRYRISSRLPLDELGALFGVDLEDDEVETAGGLMAKLLNLVPIPGSRAVVGDLELVADRAVGRRHQIGTVLVRRLSRDELDHHIPQENTDD, translated from the coding sequence GTGACGCAGTCCGAATGGATTGAACTGGGCATTGCCCTCCTCTGCGCTATCGGCGCGTCGCTGCTGGCTGCGGTTGAGACCGCGCTGAGCGTCATCACCAAGTCGCGGGCCGAGCGGCTCGTGGAAGAAGACGTGCGCGGCGGCGACCGCATCCTCCTCATCACCCAGGACCCGGCCCCCACCATCAACGCCGTCATGTTCGCGCGGATGGCGCTGGAGATCAGCTCCATCGTGGTGGCCACCATCGTCATGTTCACCCAGTTCGAGGTGGACTGGCAGCGGGCACTGGCCACGATCGCGATCATGCTGGTGGTGTCGTTCATCCTCTGGGGCGTGGCACCCCGCACCATCGGTCGCCAGAAGCCGGAGGCGACGCTTCGTGCCTTCGGCCCGGTGATCAGCGCCCTGACCACTGTGCTGGGCCCCGTCGCCCAACTCATGGTGTACCTCGGCAACGCGCTGACCCCCGGACGGGGGTACGCTGACGGCCCGTTCGCCACGGAGGCCGAGCTACGCGATCTCGTCGACATGGCCCAGGCGCACGACCTCATCGAGGCCGGCGAATCGAAGATGATCCACTCGGTCTTCGAACTGGGCGACACCATCGTCAAGGAAGTCATGGTGCCCCGCACCGACGTCGTCTTCGTCACCCGCGACAAAACGCTGCGCCAACTCCTGTCACTGGCCCTGCGCTCGGGCTTCTCTCGGATCCCGGTCATCGGGGAGAGCCTCGACGACGTGCTGGGGGTGGCCTACCTGAAGGATGTGGCCAAGCGCATCCACGACTTCCCGGACGCCGAACGGCTGGAGACGGTGGGCGACATCATGCGCCCCGCAGCCTTCTGCCCGGATTCGAAGCCCGTGAGCGAGCTCCTGCGGGAGATGCAGCTCAGCCATTCCCACCTCGTGATGGTGATCGACGAGTTCGGCGGCACCGCAGGACTGGCCACCATCGAGGACATCCTCGAGGAGATCGTCGGCGAGATCGTCGACGAATACGACCACGACACCCCTGCCGTCACTGAGCTGGGGGAGGGTCGCTACCGGATCTCCTCGCGGTTGCCGCTCGACGAACTCGGAGCCCTGTTCGGCGTCGACCTCGAGGACGACGAGGTCGAGACCGCCGGGGGCCTCATGGCAAAGCTTCTCAACCTCGTCCCGATCCCCGGCTCACGCGCCGTCGTCGGCGACCTTGAACTCGTCGCCGACCGCGCCGTCGGCCGCCGCCACCAGATCGGCACCGTGCTCGTGCGCCGTCTGAGCCGCGACGAACTGGACCACCACATTCCCCAGGAGAACACAGATGACTGA
- a CDS encoding carbohydrate ABC transporter permease codes for MAKVKSEHIRGGINKKPNLVGIVIGSILVVLFFGFPYALMFITSLKTRLEVTDIPPVYFPEEPRWQNYIDVWSSSVNPASSLLSTTVIALGATLLVLLVATPAAYYIARFRFPGRMVFLLLVLCTQMLQPTVLAVGLFQEFKGWSGYAVWGALILINGAFNLSFAIWIMQAFFASVPKEVDEAALIDGLGRLQTMFRISLPLVWPGIVTAIVFVFVNSWNEFAAALILVRQNDLQPLTVSMPRFLGLYVQDWQYLFTVALVAIVPVIILFSFIEKRLIGGLTAGSVK; via the coding sequence ATGGCGAAGGTCAAGTCTGAACACATCCGCGGCGGCATCAACAAGAAGCCCAACCTCGTCGGAATCGTCATCGGCTCCATCCTCGTGGTGCTCTTCTTCGGGTTCCCCTATGCGCTGATGTTCATCACGTCGCTGAAGACGCGACTCGAGGTCACCGACATCCCGCCGGTGTATTTCCCGGAGGAGCCGCGGTGGCAGAACTACATCGACGTGTGGTCCTCGTCGGTCAACCCCGCCTCGTCGCTGCTGTCCACCACGGTGATCGCCCTCGGCGCCACCCTCCTGGTGCTCCTGGTGGCCACCCCGGCCGCCTACTACATCGCACGTTTCCGGTTCCCGGGTCGCATGGTGTTCCTCCTCCTCGTGTTGTGCACGCAGATGCTGCAGCCCACAGTGCTGGCCGTCGGCCTCTTCCAGGAGTTCAAGGGCTGGTCCGGCTACGCGGTCTGGGGGGCGCTGATCCTGATCAACGGCGCGTTCAACCTGTCGTTCGCCATCTGGATCATGCAGGCCTTCTTCGCCTCGGTGCCCAAGGAGGTCGACGAGGCCGCGCTCATCGACGGGCTCGGCAGGCTCCAGACCATGTTCCGCATCTCGCTGCCGCTGGTCTGGCCAGGCATCGTGACGGCCATCGTGTTCGTCTTCGTCAACTCGTGGAACGAGTTCGCCGCGGCCCTCATCCTGGTCCGCCAGAACGACCTCCAGCCGTTGACCGTGTCCATGCCCCGTTTCCTGGGCCTCTACGTCCAGGACTGGCAGTACCTCTTCACCGTGGCCCTGGTCGCCATCGTCCCCGTGATCATTCTGTTCTCCTTCATCGAGAAGAGGCTCATCGGCGGCCTCACCGCCGGTTCCGTGAAGTAG
- a CDS encoding extracellular solute-binding protein produces MKKRVYKLGVAAIVGVFALSACGGNGNDNGNDAPADDAGSEVAPADLETTIKILAPSYSDSSKADWDAITKKFNEEYPKVTVELQIDGWENFSQTVQSRIQANDYPDILNDNAFSSSAEADLLYPIDELLSEETISNIDAGLLANGEGPDGTQWAAPDIASARMLVYNTDLFEQAGVAEAPKTWEDLEAAAEKITALGDDIYAYGMPLGAEEAQVESSLWVWGAGGNWTDGENLKADSDVAVEGFTQMKKMYDAGYTQPNLEDDRQDTTDLLAAGKLAMAIGHGQVVGDATAKGINVALAPIPSKDGEGVAIGVTDFIVAFNNDDAARKQATAAYLDVFYSDEVYEPWYKGTGLLPVTTSTIEKGKAEAEGNEAAFLDALSVVKFQPVSNPQWDALQTALQANAYKIGTEEPAALLEQIEAQVAAQS; encoded by the coding sequence GTGAAGAAGCGTGTTTACAAGCTGGGCGTGGCCGCCATCGTCGGCGTCTTCGCTCTATCTGCCTGCGGTGGCAACGGCAACGACAACGGCAATGACGCCCCCGCCGATGACGCCGGCAGTGAAGTTGCACCCGCGGATCTCGAGACGACCATCAAGATCCTCGCGCCGTCCTACTCGGACAGCTCGAAGGCGGATTGGGATGCCATCACCAAGAAGTTCAATGAGGAGTACCCGAAGGTCACGGTTGAACTGCAGATCGATGGCTGGGAGAACTTCTCGCAGACCGTCCAGTCGCGCATCCAGGCCAACGACTACCCGGACATCCTGAACGACAACGCGTTCTCGTCGTCGGCTGAGGCCGACCTGCTCTACCCCATCGATGAGCTCCTGAGCGAGGAGACCATCAGCAACATCGACGCCGGCCTCCTGGCCAACGGCGAAGGCCCCGACGGCACGCAGTGGGCGGCTCCCGACATCGCGTCGGCCCGCATGCTCGTCTACAACACCGACCTCTTCGAGCAGGCCGGCGTGGCCGAGGCTCCGAAGACGTGGGAAGACCTCGAGGCTGCCGCCGAGAAGATCACCGCGCTCGGTGACGACATCTACGCCTACGGCATGCCCTTGGGCGCCGAAGAGGCCCAGGTCGAGTCTTCCCTCTGGGTGTGGGGCGCCGGTGGCAACTGGACCGACGGTGAGAACCTGAAGGCCGACTCCGACGTGGCCGTCGAAGGCTTCACCCAGATGAAGAAGATGTACGACGCCGGCTACACGCAGCCCAACCTCGAAGACGATCGTCAGGACACCACTGACCTCCTCGCCGCGGGCAAGCTCGCCATGGCCATCGGCCACGGCCAGGTCGTCGGTGACGCCACCGCCAAGGGCATCAACGTGGCTCTGGCCCCGATCCCCTCGAAGGACGGCGAAGGCGTGGCCATCGGCGTGACGGACTTCATCGTCGCGTTCAACAACGACGATGCCGCGCGCAAGCAGGCCACTGCCGCGTACCTCGACGTGTTCTACTCCGATGAGGTCTACGAGCCCTGGTACAAGGGCACCGGCCTCCTCCCGGTGACCACTTCCACCATCGAAAAGGGCAAGGCCGAGGCCGAGGGCAACGAAGCTGCCTTCCTCGACGCCCTGTCCGTGGTGAAGTTCCAGCCCGTCTCGAACCCCCAGTGGGATGCGCTCCAGACCGCCCTGCAGGCCAACGCCTACAAGATCGGCACCGAAGAGCCCGCCGCTCTGCTCGAGCAGATCGAAGCTCAGGTCGCAGCCCAGAGCTGA
- a CDS encoding ABC transporter ATP-binding protein, with amino-acid sequence MSHGDAAIRIEGLIKRFGAFTALDGLDLEVRRGEVHGFLGPNGSGKSTTIRVLLGLLTSDGGRVEMLGGDPWRDVIALHRRLAYVPGDVSLWPGLTGGEAIDLLGNLRGGIDPTRRQTLLERFELDPTKRGRQYSKGNRQKVAIVAALAADVELLILDEPTSGLDPLMEAVFQDEIQTLKDQGRTVLLSSHILSEVEALADRVSIIRQGRVVQTGTLDQLQGLNRVTITATLASRHADLAALPILHELRLDDHGRMSATVEPGDLNEAMATLLGLGITALKVSPASLEDLFLSHYGESLA; translated from the coding sequence ATGAGTCACGGGGATGCTGCCATCCGCATTGAAGGCCTCATCAAACGCTTCGGTGCCTTCACGGCGCTGGACGGCCTCGATCTCGAGGTCCGTCGCGGTGAGGTCCACGGTTTCCTCGGGCCGAACGGTTCGGGCAAGTCCACCACCATCCGCGTGCTGCTGGGCCTGCTCACCTCCGACGGGGGGCGTGTCGAAATGCTCGGGGGAGACCCCTGGCGCGACGTGATCGCGCTCCACCGGCGACTCGCCTACGTCCCCGGTGACGTCTCGCTCTGGCCCGGGCTGACCGGAGGGGAAGCGATCGACCTGCTGGGCAACCTGCGTGGCGGCATCGACCCGACGCGGAGGCAGACGCTGCTGGAGCGGTTCGAGCTCGACCCCACGAAGCGGGGCCGCCAGTACTCGAAGGGCAACCGCCAGAAGGTGGCCATCGTCGCGGCGCTCGCGGCCGACGTCGAACTCCTCATCCTCGACGAGCCGACCTCCGGCCTGGACCCACTGATGGAGGCGGTCTTCCAGGACGAGATCCAGACACTCAAGGACCAGGGCCGCACCGTGTTGCTGTCCAGCCACATCCTCAGCGAGGTCGAGGCGCTGGCAGACCGGGTGAGCATCATCCGGCAGGGCCGCGTGGTGCAGACCGGCACGCTGGACCAGTTGCAGGGCCTGAACCGGGTGACGATCACCGCCACCCTGGCCAGCAGGCACGCCGACCTCGCAGCGCTGCCGATCCTGCATGAACTGCGCCTGGACGACCACGGCCGGATGTCGGCCACCGTCGAGCCGGGCGACCTCAACGAGGCGATGGCCACGCTCCTGGGTCTGGGGATCACGGCCCTCAAGGTGTCGCCGGCCTCGTTGGAGGACCTCTTCCTCAGCCACTACGGGGAGTCCCTGGCATGA
- the era gene encoding GTPase Era, with protein MTDSTFRSGFACFVGRPNAGKSTLTNALVGQKIAIASSKPQTTRHVVRGIVTRDDGQLILIDTPGLHKPRTLLGQRLNDLVYETWGSVDIVGVCLPCDQRIGPGDKFIIGEIAQLQRKPKLVALATKTDLVNPQRILSHLVDIAAVAEELGIEWSEVVPCSATEGDQLDVVRDSLIGLLPEGPQFYPDGEITDEPTETLMAELIREAALEGVREELPHSIAVTIDEILPRADRPEDKPLTDVFATIVVERDSQKGIIIGHRGARLKEIGTTAREQINRLLGTRVHLNLHVKVLKEWQRDAKHLNRLGF; from the coding sequence ATGACTGACTCAACCTTCCGCTCCGGCTTTGCCTGCTTCGTGGGCCGGCCCAACGCGGGCAAGTCGACGCTGACCAACGCGCTCGTCGGCCAGAAGATCGCCATCGCCTCCAGCAAGCCCCAGACCACCCGGCACGTCGTGCGCGGCATCGTCACCCGTGACGACGGCCAGCTGATCCTGATCGACACCCCGGGGCTGCACAAGCCGCGCACGCTGCTCGGCCAGCGACTGAACGACCTCGTCTACGAGACGTGGGGTTCGGTCGACATCGTGGGTGTCTGCCTCCCGTGTGACCAGCGCATCGGTCCCGGCGACAAGTTCATCATCGGCGAGATCGCCCAACTCCAGCGCAAGCCGAAGCTGGTGGCCCTGGCAACCAAGACCGACCTGGTGAACCCCCAGCGCATCCTGTCGCACCTGGTCGACATCGCCGCGGTCGCGGAGGAACTCGGCATCGAATGGTCAGAGGTGGTGCCCTGCTCCGCCACGGAGGGCGACCAGCTCGACGTCGTGCGGGACTCGCTCATCGGCCTGCTGCCCGAGGGCCCGCAGTTCTACCCCGACGGTGAGATCACCGACGAGCCCACGGAGACACTCATGGCGGAGCTGATCCGCGAAGCGGCCCTCGAGGGGGTGCGGGAGGAACTGCCCCACTCGATCGCCGTGACGATCGACGAGATCCTCCCCCGGGCGGACCGGCCCGAGGACAAGCCCTTGACCGATGTCTTCGCCACCATCGTGGTGGAACGCGATTCCCAGAAGGGCATCATCATCGGCCATCGGGGCGCACGGTTGAAGGAGATCGGCACCACGGCCCGCGAACAGATCAACCGGCTCCTGGGCACGCGCGTGCACCTCAACCTGCACGTCAAAGTGCTCAAGGAATGGCAACGCGACGCGAAACACCTCAACCGTCTGGGTTTCTGA
- a CDS encoding carbohydrate ABC transporter permease, which translates to MSLTATPHMVEQVKKRKISGGWETLRALPWLLPTLILIVGVVLYPAALMIYTSFFKYNNKGIQRSPDPVGLDNYIGKAGALTFPGVPIGRIMANTVVWVLVVVVVTVLLSLVLAQFLNKPFRGRKLLRLFIILPWACSVVMTATVFRYGLQQNVGLFNRLLVDTGILETARAFTKDPASAFWVAVFVAIYVSLPFTTYTILAGLQAVPTDVLEAAHVDGAHSAQRYWHIVLPLLRPAIAVAALINIINVFNSLPILRILQETPGYHNGHITTTLMYEYQSALGPGVSSALSVLNFLFCLVIIAVYLIIVQPTKEVA; encoded by the coding sequence GTGTCGTTGACAGCCACCCCCCACATGGTGGAGCAGGTAAAGAAACGGAAAATCTCCGGAGGCTGGGAGACGCTGCGTGCGCTTCCCTGGCTGCTGCCCACCCTGATCCTGATCGTCGGGGTCGTGCTGTACCCGGCCGCGCTGATGATCTACACCTCGTTCTTCAAGTACAACAACAAGGGCATCCAGCGCAGCCCAGACCCGGTCGGCCTCGACAACTACATCGGTAAGGCCGGAGCCCTGACGTTCCCGGGTGTGCCGATCGGCCGGATCATGGCCAACACAGTCGTGTGGGTCCTGGTCGTGGTGGTCGTCACCGTGCTGTTGAGCCTCGTCCTCGCGCAGTTCCTGAACAAGCCCTTCCGCGGCCGCAAGCTGCTGCGCCTTTTCATCATCCTCCCGTGGGCCTGCTCGGTCGTCATGACGGCCACCGTCTTCCGCTACGGGCTGCAGCAGAACGTCGGCCTGTTCAACCGCCTCCTGGTCGACACCGGCATCCTGGAGACTGCACGGGCCTTCACGAAGGATCCCGCCTCTGCGTTCTGGGTGGCTGTCTTCGTGGCCATCTACGTCTCGCTGCCGTTCACGACGTACACCATCCTCGCGGGCCTGCAGGCGGTCCCCACGGATGTCCTCGAGGCCGCGCACGTCGACGGTGCCCATTCGGCCCAGCGCTACTGGCACATCGTCCTGCCGCTGTTGCGTCCCGCCATCGCGGTGGCCGCCCTCATCAACATCATCAACGTCTTCAACTCGTTGCCGATCCTCCGGATCCTGCAGGAGACCCCCGGCTACCACAACGGCCACATCACCACCACGCTCATGTACGAGTACCAGTCCGCCCTCGGCCCCGGCGTCTCCTCGGCCCTCTCGGTTCTGAACTTCCTGTTCTGCCTCGTCATCATCGCGGTCTACCTGATCATCGTGCAGCCCACGAAGGAGGTGGCCTGA
- a CDS encoding ABC transporter permease, whose amino-acid sequence MNGALTGARPLLKVSLRQDAHNFAPWVMLISVLSATSILGYRWVFPDEPDRLALATAVGANPALELIFGQARDLLTNDGFNAWRAGGLGAFFAGLMAILIVVRNSRADEDSGRAELIASGVITRRARLAVAVGIAGVASALLFVVCFLLTWASGGGVVPTLLLSATFSASALMFAGVGAVAAQLGGDARTASTIAIAVLGGAYVLRGYLGMSGAGDWTEWLTPFGWLALTRPSTDNDPLPLLAALALTAVLLAVAMVLQDRRDLGLGIVAQRPGRASAPRLTVDTLTLRLHRTPLIVWLLALGFLGSVWGSLVSSVDEVIGENPAMAKFIAAGALDVEQLSFAFVVTILNLIGILAAIVGAQVIMRVHVEEMEDRVEPLLAGAVSRWRFLTGPVAVALGVSALATMVAGTGLGLVASAGDGGIAITDVLLQALVSVPAVWLMVAVSVAAVGARPAARMAGWGVIVATFGITLLGPTFDFPDWAMAVSPLYHVPNVVADDPGWGSLVGLGAVLMVLLAIGFAGFRRRDVQ is encoded by the coding sequence ATGAACGGGGCCCTGACCGGGGCGCGTCCGCTGCTGAAGGTGTCGCTGAGACAGGACGCCCACAACTTCGCACCCTGGGTGATGCTGATCTCGGTGCTCTCGGCCACCTCGATCCTGGGTTACCGCTGGGTCTTCCCGGACGAGCCGGACCGCCTGGCGCTGGCCACCGCGGTGGGGGCCAATCCCGCGCTGGAACTCATCTTCGGACAGGCTCGGGACCTCTTGACCAACGATGGCTTCAACGCGTGGCGCGCGGGAGGACTGGGGGCGTTCTTCGCCGGCCTGATGGCGATCCTGATCGTGGTGCGCAACAGCCGCGCAGACGAGGACTCCGGACGGGCAGAGCTGATCGCATCGGGTGTCATCACGCGCCGGGCGAGACTCGCGGTGGCGGTGGGCATCGCCGGCGTGGCGTCGGCGCTGCTCTTCGTGGTCTGCTTCCTCCTCACCTGGGCCTCAGGCGGTGGCGTGGTGCCCACGCTCCTGCTGTCGGCGACGTTCTCGGCCTCGGCGCTGATGTTCGCCGGGGTGGGGGCGGTCGCGGCGCAACTGGGCGGCGACGCCCGCACCGCCAGCACCATCGCCATTGCCGTGCTGGGCGGCGCCTACGTGCTGCGGGGCTACCTCGGCATGAGCGGGGCGGGCGACTGGACCGAGTGGTTGACGCCGTTCGGCTGGCTCGCGCTGACCCGCCCGTCCACCGACAACGACCCGTTACCGCTCCTGGCGGCCCTCGCGTTGACGGCGGTGCTGCTGGCGGTGGCGATGGTCCTGCAGGACCGCCGGGACCTGGGACTCGGCATCGTGGCGCAGCGGCCGGGAAGGGCCTCCGCCCCGAGGCTCACCGTCGACACCCTGACACTGCGCCTCCACCGGACGCCACTGATCGTCTGGCTCCTGGCGCTCGGCTTCCTGGGTTCGGTGTGGGGGAGCCTCGTGTCCTCCGTGGACGAGGTGATCGGTGAGAACCCGGCCATGGCGAAGTTCATCGCGGCGGGGGCCCTCGACGTGGAGCAGCTCAGCTTCGCCTTCGTGGTGACGATCCTCAACCTCATCGGCATCCTCGCCGCCATCGTGGGTGCCCAGGTGATCATGCGGGTCCATGTGGAGGAGATGGAGGATCGCGTCGAACCGTTGCTGGCGGGGGCGGTGTCCCGCTGGCGTTTCCTGACGGGGCCGGTCGCAGTCGCGCTGGGCGTCAGCGCTCTCGCGACCATGGTGGCAGGGACGGGCCTCGGGCTGGTGGCGTCGGCCGGGGACGGCGGCATCGCGATCACAGACGTGCTCCTGCAGGCTCTGGTCAGCGTGCCGGCGGTGTGGCTCATGGTCGCTGTCTCCGTCGCCGCAGTGGGTGCCCGTCCCGCCGCCAGGATGGCCGGCTGGGGAGTCATTGTGGCGACGTTCGGGATCACGCTGCTGGGACCCACCTTCGACTTCCCGGACTGGGCCATGGCGGTGAGCCCGCTCTACCACGTGCCCAACGTGGTGGCAGACGATCCGGGCTGGGGCTCGCTGGTGGGTCTGGGCGCTGTGCTGATGGTGTTGCTGGCAATCGGCTTCGCCGGGTTCCGGCGTCGCGACGTGCAGTGA